In Crinalium epipsammum PCC 9333, the following are encoded in one genomic region:
- a CDS encoding P-loop NTPase fold protein, protein MNLDLQRFYQSCDPSHTLILENPEERKYYIDFASVRGGKVIEALARTIARLSPDKPTCQLFTGHIGCGKSTELRRLEAELKEVGFHVVYFESTEDLDMADVDVTDILLATLRPLTESLEKVGVKLKPGYFGKLFQEIGDFLQTPIKFDAEVGVNLTKFSPIIAKITAKTKDSPNLRSQLRQYLEPRTNNILQAINEEILGKATQELKAKGKKGLVIIIDNLDRVDPRAKTSQRSQPEYLFIDRGEQLRKLNCHVVYTIPLALIFSNDSETLKNRLGGGVSPKVLPMVPVKLRDGTEYKEGMDLLRQMVLARAFPEVAPEQRLNLITQIFDSPETLDRLCRISGGHVRNLLGLLYSCLRVDDPPISRETLEDAIQEYRDTLLRSIDADEWNLLRQVVQQQSVSGEADYQSLLRSLFVFEYQDKQGRWFGVNPVLEETAQFKQFCS, encoded by the coding sequence ATGAATCTAGATTTGCAGAGATTTTATCAGAGTTGCGATCCTAGTCACACTTTGATATTAGAAAATCCAGAGGAACGCAAGTACTATATTGATTTTGCTTCGGTGCGGGGTGGAAAAGTTATTGAAGCATTAGCACGTACCATTGCCAGACTATCGCCAGATAAGCCGACTTGTCAATTGTTTACTGGACATATCGGTTGTGGTAAATCTACAGAATTGCGACGGCTAGAGGCTGAGTTAAAAGAAGTTGGCTTTCATGTGGTTTATTTTGAGTCCACTGAAGATTTAGATATGGCGGATGTGGATGTTACTGATATTTTATTGGCGACTCTCAGACCACTAACCGAAAGTTTGGAAAAAGTTGGCGTTAAGCTAAAACCTGGGTATTTTGGTAAGCTATTTCAGGAAATTGGGGATTTTTTACAAACACCAATCAAGTTTGACGCAGAAGTAGGAGTTAATTTAACAAAGTTTTCACCAATTATTGCTAAGATTACCGCTAAAACTAAAGATAGTCCTAACCTCCGCAGTCAATTGCGCCAGTATTTAGAACCTCGGACTAATAATATATTGCAAGCTATCAATGAAGAAATTTTAGGAAAAGCAACTCAGGAGTTGAAAGCTAAGGGTAAAAAAGGGCTGGTTATAATTATTGATAACTTGGATCGAGTTGATCCTCGTGCTAAAACTTCCCAGCGATCGCAACCAGAATATCTATTTATAGATCGCGGCGAACAATTACGCAAACTAAATTGTCATGTAGTTTATACTATCCCCCTAGCTTTAATTTTCTCTAATGATAGTGAAACGCTGAAAAATCGCTTAGGTGGTGGTGTATCGCCTAAAGTTTTGCCAATGGTTCCAGTAAAATTACGGGATGGTACTGAATATAAAGAAGGAATGGATTTATTGCGACAGATGGTTTTAGCTAGGGCTTTCCCGGAAGTTGCACCAGAACAAAGGTTAAACTTAATTACCCAAATTTTTGATAGTCCTGAAACTTTAGATCGATTATGCCGAATTAGTGGCGGTCATGTGAGAAATTTATTAGGACTTTTATACAGTTGTTTGAGGGTAGATGATCCGCCAATATCGCGAGAGACTTTAGAAGATGCGATTCAGGAATATCGAGATACTTTATTGCGTTCAATTGATGCTGATGAATGGAATTTGTTGCGTCAAGTAGTCCAGCAGCAAAGTGTTAGCGGTGAAGCAGACTATCAAAGTTTATTGCGAAGTTTGTTTGTGTTTGAATATCAGGATAAACAGGGGCGATGGTTTGGAGTTAACCCAGTTTTGGAGGAAACGGCACAATTTAAGCAATTTTGTTCGTAG
- a CDS encoding RNA-guided endonuclease InsQ/TnpB family protein has protein sequence MLIYEMKLQGTDDQYGLLDQAIRTGRFVRNSIIRAWMDGKIKSRNDAYAYCKVLADNPEFAWASQLNSMARQAHAERAWSSIERFYRNCKADVSGKKGYPQFKKEHVRASVEYKTSGYKLSEDRRYLTFTDGFKAGTFKLWGSRDLHFYQLTQIKRVRVVRRHDGYYAHFLIDHTREENKELTGKQTGLDVGLNHFYTDSSGEKIDNPRFLRRDERKLKKLQRRLSRTQKGSKNRAKARNRLGRAHLSVSRRRNDWVCKLAQHVIQSNDLVAIENLKVRNMVKNHHLAKSISDAAWYRFREWLEYFGRGYGVPVIAVEPKFTSQNCSSCGEKVVKTLSTRTHQCPHCNYVADRDENAAINILKSALKQWANTVGQTEINASGETGLCLGGETQPSKSTHGKKKPKK, from the coding sequence ATGCTCATCTACGAAATGAAGCTACAAGGAACAGACGACCAGTACGGTCTGCTTGATCAAGCTATCCGCACTGGTCGTTTTGTGCGTAATAGCATCATTAGAGCGTGGATGGACGGCAAAATTAAAAGTCGTAACGATGCCTATGCCTACTGCAAGGTACTAGCCGACAACCCTGAATTTGCTTGGGCAAGCCAATTAAACTCGATGGCTAGACAAGCCCATGCAGAAAGAGCTTGGTCATCAATAGAACGGTTTTATCGTAATTGCAAAGCGGATGTATCAGGTAAAAAAGGCTACCCACAGTTCAAAAAAGAACACGTTAGGGCATCAGTTGAATACAAAACTTCTGGCTACAAGTTATCAGAAGATAGACGTTATTTAACATTTACCGATGGTTTTAAAGCTGGTACTTTTAAACTTTGGGGAAGTCGTGATTTGCACTTCTATCAATTAACTCAAATCAAACGAGTTCGGGTTGTTAGAAGGCATGACGGTTACTATGCACATTTTTTAATCGATCATACCAGGGAGGAGAATAAAGAATTAACAGGTAAACAAACGGGTCTAGATGTAGGTTTAAACCATTTCTACACTGATTCTTCTGGTGAAAAAATTGACAATCCTCGGTTTTTGAGAAGGGATGAGAGGAAACTTAAAAAGCTACAACGCAGATTATCACGTACTCAAAAAGGCAGTAAGAATAGAGCCAAAGCCAGAAATAGATTAGGTAGAGCGCACCTATCGGTTTCACGCAGACGTAACGACTGGGTATGCAAGTTAGCCCAGCACGTCATACAGTCTAACGACTTGGTTGCGATTGAAAACCTAAAGGTGCGTAACATGGTTAAAAACCATCATTTAGCTAAATCAATTAGTGATGCTGCTTGGTACAGGTTCAGGGAGTGGCTAGAGTATTTTGGTAGGGGTTATGGTGTCCCCGTCATTGCTGTAGAACCTAAGTTCACCAGCCAAAACTGTTCTAGCTGTGGCGAAAAAGTTGTCAAAACTTTAAGTACCAGAACTCATCAATGTCCTCACTGCAATTATGTTGCGGATCGTGATGAGAATGCAGCTATTAATATTTTAAAATCAGCCCTAAAACAATGGGCAAATACCGTTGGGCAGACGGAAATTAACGCCTCTGGAGAGACTGGTCTCTGCTTGGGTGGGGAAACTCAGCCAAGTAAATCAACTCACGGAAAGAAGAAACCCAAAAAGTGA